From one Stigmatopora nigra isolate UIUO_SnigA chromosome 8, RoL_Snig_1.1, whole genome shotgun sequence genomic stretch:
- the LOC144200753 gene encoding succinate dehydrogenase [ubiquinone] cytochrome b small subunit B, mitochondrial-like — protein sequence MAAIVRLSSVCRRGLHPLIYQSSMLARPLATPHKHQEKSNLFSARIHTSHTLNASSGSKAASLHWTAERVLSILLLAMGPVAYFHPGPAIDYSLAAALTLHGHWGIGQVLTDYVHGDTKIKIVNAGLFVLSTVTFAGLCYFNYNDVGICKAVALLWSK from the exons CTCTGATATACCAAAGCAGCATGCTGGCAAGGCCATTGGCCACACCACACAAACATCAAGAGAAGTCTAACCTGTTCAGTGCTAGGATTCATACATCCCACACTTTAAATG CGAGCTCTGGCTCCAAAGCCGCATCTCTGCACTGGACTGCTGAGCGAGTGTTGAGCATCCTGCTTTTGGCCATGGGGCCTGTTGCCTATTTTCACCCCGGTCCTGCCATAGATTATAGTCTAGCTGCCGCACTCACCTTACATGGACACTG GGGTATAGGGCAGGTGTTGACAGATTACGTTCACGGCGACACCAAGATCAAGATCGTCAACGCCGGTCTCTTTGTCCTGTCCACGGTTACGTTCGCCGGCCTTTGCTACTTCAACTACAATGACGTGGGAATCTGCAAAGCCGTCGCACTGCTTTGGAGCAAATAA